The following are encoded in a window of Paraburkholderia sp. HP33-1 genomic DNA:
- a CDS encoding acetolactate synthase large subunit codes for MKASDLFVKSLEAEGVEYVFGIPGEENLDLLESLRRSKIRLILTRHEQAAGFMAATYGRLTGRTGVCLATLGPGATNFVTAAAYAQLGGMPMLMVTGQKPIKSSKQGHFQIVDVVRMMEPLTKYTRQIVSIGNIPAAVREAVRRAEEERPGATHLELPEDVAHEEGDGKPIPKSYSRRPVAEEKAVARAVEAITAAKHPLLMIGAGGNRKTTTKMLREFVDQIGIPFFTTQMGKGVIDESHPMWLGNATLSDGDFVHRAIEHADCIINVGHDVIEKPPFFMRSGEAGEKTVIHVNFLGAEVDPVYFPQIEVVGDIANAVWQLKESLKQRQEHWDFARFKEIKEHFEAHLVKGQHDDRFPMYPVRIVNDVYETTPVDGIVCLDNGMYKIWFARYYRAHEPNSLLLDNALASMGAGLPSAIASKIVHPERKVIAVCGDGGFMMNSQELETAVRLKLDLVILILRDDAFGMIRWKQENMNFPDYGMTLANPDFVAYAQSYGALGHRIEAAGQFAPLLRECFATPGVHVIDVPIDYSDNERVLNREIKRLSARL; via the coding sequence ATGAAAGCATCGGACCTGTTCGTCAAATCGCTGGAAGCCGAAGGTGTCGAGTATGTGTTTGGCATCCCCGGTGAAGAAAATCTCGATCTGCTCGAATCGCTGCGTCGCTCGAAAATCCGTCTGATTCTCACGCGCCACGAGCAGGCGGCCGGCTTCATGGCCGCCACCTATGGGCGGCTCACCGGCCGCACCGGCGTATGTCTGGCGACGCTCGGCCCCGGCGCGACCAACTTCGTGACCGCGGCCGCCTACGCGCAGTTGGGCGGCATGCCGATGCTGATGGTCACGGGCCAGAAGCCGATCAAATCGAGCAAGCAGGGCCACTTCCAGATCGTCGACGTGGTGCGGATGATGGAGCCGCTCACCAAGTACACGCGGCAGATCGTGTCGATCGGCAATATTCCGGCGGCGGTGCGCGAGGCCGTGCGGCGTGCGGAGGAGGAGCGTCCCGGCGCCACGCACCTCGAATTGCCCGAGGACGTCGCGCACGAGGAGGGCGACGGCAAGCCGATTCCGAAGAGTTACAGCCGCCGTCCGGTCGCCGAGGAGAAGGCGGTCGCGCGCGCGGTCGAGGCCATCACCGCCGCGAAGCATCCGCTCCTGATGATCGGCGCGGGCGGCAACCGCAAGACCACGACCAAGATGCTGCGCGAGTTCGTCGACCAGATCGGCATTCCGTTCTTCACGACGCAGATGGGCAAGGGCGTGATCGACGAATCGCATCCGATGTGGCTCGGCAACGCGACGCTCTCCGACGGCGACTTCGTGCATCGCGCGATCGAGCACGCGGACTGCATCATCAACGTCGGTCACGACGTGATCGAAAAGCCGCCGTTCTTCATGCGCAGCGGCGAGGCGGGCGAGAAGACCGTGATCCACGTGAACTTCCTCGGCGCCGAAGTCGATCCGGTCTATTTCCCGCAGATCGAAGTGGTCGGCGATATCGCGAACGCGGTGTGGCAACTGAAGGAAAGCCTGAAGCAGCGTCAGGAGCATTGGGACTTCGCGCGCTTCAAGGAGATCAAGGAGCACTTCGAGGCACACCTGGTGAAGGGGCAGCACGACGACCGCTTTCCGATGTATCCGGTGCGGATCGTCAACGACGTCTACGAGACCACGCCGGTCGACGGCATCGTGTGTCTGGATAACGGCATGTACAAGATCTGGTTCGCGCGCTACTACCGTGCGCACGAGCCGAATTCGCTGCTGCTCGACAACGCGCTGGCGTCGATGGGCGCGGGGCTGCCGTCGGCGATCGCGAGCAAGATCGTGCATCCGGAGCGCAAGGTGATCGCCGTGTGCGGCGACGGCGGCTTCATGATGAATTCGCAGGAGCTCGAAACGGCGGTGCGCCTGAAGCTCGATCTGGTGATCCTGATTCTGCGCGACGACGCGTTCGGCATGATCCGCTGGAAGCAGGAAAACATGAACTTCCCGGACTACGGCATGACGCTTGCGAATCCCGATTTCGTCGCCTATGCGCAAAGCTATGGCGCGCTGGGGCATCGAATTGAGGCGGCCGGGCAGTTCGCGCCGCTCTTGCGCGAGTGCTTCGCGACGCCCGGCGTGCACGTGATCGACGTGCCGATCGACTACTCGGACAACGAGCGTGTGCTCAATCGCGAGATCAAGCGGCTGTCCGCGCGGCTTTGA
- a CDS encoding lactonase family protein yields the protein MLRSRRARRPAPLRAARSIIKGFVLMVSIVASHAYAQDSGPVPADGVYTMLVGTYTSGKSEGIYVFRFDTKTGAATQVSVAQTVNPSFLVVSRDRRFVYSVNELPGDNGPATQRGGVSAFGFDAARGQLTFLNKVSSDGNDPCYLSISPDGRYLLTANYSVAPDPGGSFAVFPLQANGQVGTSVQTVHHEGGGPVKGRQDNSHVHSTVFSPDGHYLFTQDLGADKLYAYHYAPQNSSGAGPFVATDWGYTQQKAGTGPRHLIFSADGRHAYLTSELAASVSTFDYHDGKLKLVQTLPLTEPGFKGQVGAAAIHMSPDGRFVYASNRGDANEIVIFAVDPANGHLKQIGRQSSLGKSPREFAIDPTGNWLIVGNQLSDTVYVFKRDPQTGLLDPNPKQHFELGSPVDFKLVSPS from the coding sequence ATGCTTCGCAGTCGCCGCGCGAGGCGGCCCGCGCCCTTGAGGGCCGCTCGTTCGATAATAAAAGGTTTCGTGCTCATGGTTTCGATTGTTGCTTCGCACGCCTATGCGCAAGATTCTGGCCCGGTCCCCGCGGACGGCGTCTATACGATGCTGGTCGGTACTTACACCAGCGGCAAGAGCGAGGGTATCTACGTCTTCCGCTTCGATACGAAGACGGGTGCGGCGACCCAGGTGTCGGTTGCGCAGACGGTGAATCCGTCCTTTCTCGTGGTGAGCCGCGACCGCCGCTTCGTCTATTCGGTCAACGAACTGCCCGGCGACAACGGCCCGGCCACGCAGCGCGGCGGCGTCAGCGCGTTCGGCTTCGATGCCGCACGCGGGCAGCTGACGTTTCTGAACAAGGTATCGTCGGATGGCAATGATCCGTGCTATCTGAGCATCTCGCCGGACGGCCGGTATCTGCTCACCGCGAACTATTCGGTCGCGCCCGATCCGGGCGGCAGCTTCGCGGTGTTTCCGCTGCAGGCCAACGGCCAGGTAGGCACGTCGGTGCAGACCGTGCACCACGAGGGCGGTGGTCCGGTGAAAGGGCGGCAGGACAACTCGCACGTGCATTCGACCGTGTTCTCGCCGGACGGCCACTATCTCTTCACGCAGGACCTCGGCGCCGACAAGCTGTACGCCTACCACTACGCGCCGCAGAACAGCTCGGGTGCCGGCCCGTTCGTCGCGACCGACTGGGGCTACACGCAGCAGAAGGCCGGCACGGGTCCGCGCCATCTGATTTTCAGCGCTGACGGCAGGCACGCGTATCTGACGAGCGAACTCGCGGCGAGCGTCAGCACGTTCGACTACCACGACGGCAAGCTGAAGCTCGTGCAGACGCTGCCGCTGACCGAGCCGGGCTTCAAGGGGCAGGTGGGCGCGGCGGCGATCCATATGTCGCCGGACGGACGCTTCGTGTATGCATCCAATCGCGGCGACGCGAACGAGATCGTGATCTTCGCGGTCGATCCGGCCAATGGGCATCTGAAGCAGATCGGCCGGCAGTCGAGCCTCGGCAAATCGCCGCGCGAGTTCGCTATCGATCCGACCGGCAACTGGCTGATCGTCGGCAATCAGTTGAGCGACACGGTCTATGTGTTCAAGCGCGATCCGCAGACGGGGCTGCTCGATCCGAATCCGAAGCAGCATTTCGAACTCGGCTCGCCGGTCGATTTCAAGCTGGTGTCGCCGTCGTGA
- the purT gene encoding formate-dependent phosphoribosylglycinamide formyltransferase has product MQIGQRIGTPLSESATRVMLLGAGELGKEVIIALQRLGVEVIAVDRYPNAPGHQVAHRAHVIDMTDRAALRALVEQERPHLIVPEIEAIATDELAAIETEALAEVIPTARATQLTMNREGIRRLAAEELGLATSPYAFADSLDELRAGIAKVGYPCVVKPVMSSSGKGQSVLRSDADVEPAWQYAMAGGRVNFGRVIVEGFIDFEYEITQLTVRAIDPASGQVSTYFCDPIGHVQVAGDYVESWQPQPMSPLALERSREIAHKVTAALGGRGLFGVELFVRGDEVWFSEVSPRPHDTGLVTLCSQRFSEFELHARAILGLPVDTSLRAPGASAVIYGGRDEAGIAFEGVAAALAVPNADLRLFGKPESFVKRRMGVALATGANIDEARSRAKQAAAAVRPVSAK; this is encoded by the coding sequence ATGCAGATCGGCCAACGGATCGGCACGCCCCTTTCTGAATCCGCGACGCGCGTCATGCTGCTCGGCGCCGGCGAACTCGGCAAGGAAGTGATCATCGCGCTGCAACGGCTGGGCGTCGAAGTGATCGCCGTCGACCGTTACCCGAATGCGCCGGGCCATCAGGTCGCGCATCGCGCGCACGTGATCGACATGACCGACCGCGCCGCGCTGCGCGCGCTGGTCGAGCAGGAACGCCCGCACCTGATCGTCCCCGAAATCGAGGCGATTGCCACCGACGAGCTCGCCGCGATCGAAACCGAGGCGCTCGCCGAGGTGATCCCGACCGCGCGCGCCACGCAACTGACGATGAACCGCGAAGGCATCCGCCGCCTCGCCGCCGAAGAGCTCGGCCTCGCGACCTCGCCGTACGCGTTCGCCGATTCGCTCGACGAGCTGCGTGCGGGCATCGCGAAGGTCGGCTATCCGTGCGTCGTGAAGCCGGTGATGTCGTCGTCGGGCAAGGGGCAATCGGTATTGCGCAGCGACGCGGACGTCGAGCCCGCATGGCAGTACGCGATGGCGGGCGGCCGCGTGAATTTCGGGCGTGTGATCGTCGAGGGTTTCATCGACTTCGAATACGAAATCACGCAGCTGACCGTACGCGCGATCGACCCGGCGAGCGGCCAGGTCAGCACCTACTTCTGCGATCCGATCGGCCATGTGCAGGTCGCGGGAGACTATGTCGAATCGTGGCAGCCGCAGCCAATGAGCCCGCTCGCGCTCGAGCGCTCGCGCGAGATCGCGCACAAGGTGACGGCGGCGCTCGGCGGCCGCGGCCTCTTCGGCGTGGAACTTTTCGTGCGCGGCGACGAGGTATGGTTTTCGGAAGTCAGCCCGCGTCCGCACGACACGGGGCTCGTCACGTTGTGCTCGCAGCGCTTCTCGGAGTTCGAGCTGCATGCGCGCGCGATCCTCGGCCTGCCGGTCGACACGTCGCTGCGTGCACCGGGTGCGTCGGCAGTGATCTACGGTGGTCGCGACGAGGCCGGCATCGCGTTCGAAGGCGTCGCGGCGGCGTTGGCGGTGCCCAATGCGGACCTGCGCCTGTTCGGCAAGCCGGAGAGCTTCGTCAAACGCCGCATGGGCGTCGCGCTCGCGACCGGCGCGAACATCGACGAAGCGCGCTCGCGCGCGAAGCAGGCCGCGGCCGCGGTGCGGCCGGTGTCGGCGAAGTAA
- a CDS encoding DNA translocase FtsK: protein MHTVVFGWFGGSAVWFIPLLWRLVKSVLPGGAGLRGPGTIRLWLGFVCVLIASCTLEGSLIGIAGVNGFGHALAGGLGHLLGHIGTPLAALALLAISLPWLIEFRWSELAAWADGAFGLGLSRGLAKRDEDARRHRTIDDGAPSHATPATNTMAPRNSKGRYARPTVWRPPASVRGAGSAAAASAAAAGIAGSKEAFARDAGAARGPVKQIEPVLRTGPIASPRPTAVLSTQALHADKAVDSSASPFVPTEPVAPAGWLRTAEPRPATSAAAGSGSGTPARDGALQVGRRSVGEQRSATPFGSSAALAATAAAASGVSARAAQAMAGRATVSGAGIGMTAGSTNAAGRGSRPSPLPRPADGTAPLNRSVTPRHAFPAATRANGATSPSTARGPAPGLTRPVANASTVAPPASVEETLRSIAENAARWTDMAGVSLARSRGADSAKIGNAANRSRAFDVQSAQQDALPVQAGEAVAAPQEQSAESSVETVSRSQREDAPVELPREDAPVESDTPVEDGNAPVTQWPTEPPAIHAPLISAPQTMTAMEPVADVAAAAEPATAAPAASEPEPEMPVATPTPTSFERFAASLQDDGAQEDLPPFESDSTQNNAPIEQPVSEPVAPSPATQTRVQALAPVAEIVIEKTLVPWESKLGHAAAEPANASHSSTSTNAENLATPAAAPAVVSNVVRFPGFVASAGSSESSVVANAAPVVHTPAAEESPIPAAAPELTPQPQAQLADQPAADPAARSPLRGHAPVNGFEFHAPAASMVELPTLDLLAPADADIEPIPDEKLRETGLLIEQRLQEFKVPVTVVGASAGPVITRFEVEPALGVRGSQIVGLMKDLSRGLGLTSIRVVETIPGKTCMGLELPNAKRQTIRLSEILEASVYQNSHSQLTLAMGKDITGHPVVADLAKAPHMLVAGTTGSGKSVAINAMICSLLFKATPEEVRLIMIDPKMLELSVYEGIPHLLAPVVTDMKLAANALNWCVGEMEKRYRLMSAVGVRNLAGFNQKIRDTEAKGKKLGNPFSLTPDAPEPLAPLPLIVVVIDELADLMMVAGKKIEELIARLAQKARAAGIHLILATQRPSVDVITGLIKANIPTRVAFQVSSKIDSRTILDQMGAESLLGQGDMLFLPPGTGYPQRVHGAFVADEEVHAIVEYLKQFGEPQYEEGILDGPATDGGAAQDLFGEAPDAEADPLYDEAVAFVVRTRRASISSVQRQLRIGYNRAARLVEQMETAGLVSAMSINGSREVLAPGPAE from the coding sequence ATGCACACGGTAGTTTTCGGCTGGTTCGGCGGGTCGGCCGTCTGGTTCATTCCTCTTTTGTGGCGCCTCGTGAAGTCGGTGCTGCCGGGCGGCGCGGGTCTGCGCGGCCCCGGCACGATCCGGCTGTGGCTCGGCTTTGTCTGCGTGCTGATCGCCAGTTGCACGCTCGAGGGCTCGCTGATCGGCATCGCGGGCGTCAATGGTTTCGGTCATGCGCTCGCCGGCGGGCTCGGTCATCTGCTCGGCCATATCGGCACCCCGCTCGCGGCGCTCGCGCTGCTCGCGATCAGCCTGCCCTGGCTCATCGAGTTCCGCTGGAGCGAGCTCGCCGCGTGGGCCGACGGCGCGTTCGGCCTCGGTCTGTCGCGCGGACTCGCGAAGCGCGACGAGGATGCGCGCCGCCACCGCACCATCGACGACGGCGCGCCATCGCATGCAACACCCGCCACCAACACGATGGCACCGCGCAACAGCAAGGGACGTTACGCACGCCCGACGGTGTGGCGTCCGCCTGCGAGCGTGCGCGGCGCGGGTTCCGCCGCTGCTGCCAGCGCCGCGGCGGCCGGCATCGCGGGTAGCAAGGAGGCTTTCGCCCGTGACGCCGGCGCGGCGCGCGGGCCGGTCAAGCAGATCGAGCCAGTGCTCCGTACGGGGCCGATCGCGTCGCCGCGTCCGACAGCGGTGCTGTCAACGCAGGCGTTACATGCCGACAAGGCTGTGGACAGTTCTGCCTCGCCGTTCGTGCCGACCGAGCCGGTCGCGCCGGCCGGCTGGTTGCGCACGGCGGAGCCCCGTCCGGCGACGTCCGCAGCGGCAGGCTCCGGTTCGGGTACGCCGGCTCGAGATGGCGCGCTGCAGGTCGGTCGGCGCTCCGTCGGCGAACAGCGCTCGGCCACACCGTTCGGCTCCAGCGCCGCGCTGGCGGCGACGGCCGCCGCCGCATCGGGCGTATCGGCGAGAGCGGCACAAGCGATGGCGGGCCGCGCAACCGTGTCGGGCGCCGGTATCGGCATGACGGCGGGATCGACGAATGCCGCGGGCCGCGGCAGCCGTCCGTCGCCGCTGCCACGCCCGGCCGATGGCACCGCGCCGCTCAATCGCAGCGTCACGCCACGTCACGCGTTCCCGGCCGCTACGCGCGCCAACGGCGCGACATCGCCGTCGACCGCACGCGGTCCCGCGCCGGGCTTGACACGGCCGGTGGCGAACGCATCGACCGTGGCACCACCCGCGAGCGTCGAGGAAACGCTGCGCAGCATCGCGGAAAACGCCGCGCGCTGGACCGATATGGCCGGTGTGAGCCTCGCGCGCAGCCGTGGCGCCGACAGCGCGAAGATTGGCAATGCGGCGAATAGGTCGAGGGCGTTTGATGTGCAGTCTGCGCAACAGGATGCGCTGCCTGTCCAGGCCGGCGAGGCAGTCGCGGCGCCGCAGGAGCAGAGCGCGGAGAGTTCGGTGGAGACGGTGTCGCGGTCGCAGCGCGAAGACGCACCGGTCGAGTTGCCGCGTGAGGACGCGCCGGTTGAGTCCGATACGCCTGTCGAAGACGGTAACGCGCCGGTTACGCAATGGCCGACCGAACCGCCGGCCATCCACGCACCGCTTATCTCTGCGCCGCAGACGATGACTGCGATGGAGCCGGTGGCCGACGTGGCAGCCGCGGCCGAGCCCGCCACCGCGGCGCCTGCCGCAAGCGAGCCGGAACCTGAGATGCCGGTCGCGACGCCGACTCCGACTTCGTTCGAGCGCTTTGCAGCCAGCTTGCAGGACGACGGAGCGCAAGAAGACCTGCCGCCGTTCGAAAGCGATTCGACGCAGAACAACGCCCCCATTGAGCAACCGGTCAGCGAACCCGTCGCCCCCTCCCCCGCCACACAAACGCGGGTGCAAGCGCTCGCGCCTGTCGCCGAAATCGTCATCGAAAAAACTCTCGTGCCTTGGGAGAGCAAGCTTGGCCACGCCGCGGCCGAGCCCGCGAACGCCTCGCATTCGTCGACTTCGACGAATGCAGAGAACCTCGCTACGCCGGCAGCCGCGCCAGCCGTCGTTTCGAACGTAGTCCGTTTCCCGGGCTTCGTCGCATCGGCGGGCAGCAGCGAGTCTTCGGTCGTGGCAAACGCGGCGCCCGTCGTGCACACGCCGGCCGCCGAAGAGTCGCCCATTCCAGCGGCTGCGCCCGAGCTAACACCGCAACCGCAGGCCCAGCTCGCCGATCAACCCGCCGCCGATCCTGCCGCCCGCTCGCCGCTGCGCGGCCACGCGCCGGTCAACGGCTTCGAGTTCCACGCGCCGGCCGCATCGATGGTCGAACTGCCGACACTCGATCTGCTCGCCCCCGCGGACGCCGACATCGAACCCATTCCGGACGAAAAGCTCCGCGAAACCGGCCTGCTGATCGAGCAGCGCCTGCAGGAATTCAAGGTGCCGGTGACCGTGGTCGGCGCATCGGCGGGTCCGGTCATCACGCGCTTCGAAGTCGAGCCGGCGCTCGGCGTGCGCGGCAGCCAGATCGTCGGCCTGATGAAGGACCTGTCGCGCGGTCTCGGTCTCACCTCGATCCGCGTCGTCGAAACGATTCCGGGCAAGACCTGCATGGGCCTCGAACTGCCGAATGCGAAGCGGCAGACGATCCGACTCTCCGAAATCCTCGAAGCGAGCGTCTACCAGAACTCGCACTCGCAACTGACGCTCGCGATGGGCAAGGACATCACCGGCCATCCGGTCGTCGCCGATCTCGCGAAGGCCCCGCACATGCTGGTGGCCGGCACGACCGGCTCGGGCAAGTCAGTCGCGATCAACGCGATGATCTGCTCGCTGCTGTTCAAGGCGACGCCCGAGGAAGTGCGCCTGATCATGATCGACCCGAAGATGCTCGAACTTTCGGTGTACGAAGGCATTCCGCATCTGCTCGCGCCGGTCGTCACCGACATGAAGCTCGCGGCCAACGCGCTGAACTGGTGCGTCGGAGAAATGGAGAAGCGCTACCGGCTGATGTCGGCGGTCGGCGTGCGCAATCTCGCCGGCTTCAACCAGAAGATCCGCGACACCGAGGCGAAGGGCAAGAAGCTCGGCAACCCGTTCTCGCTGACACCCGATGCGCCCGAGCCGCTCGCACCGCTGCCGCTGATCGTCGTCGTGATCGACGAACTCGCCGACCTGATGATGGTCGCCGGCAAGAAGATCGAGGAGCTGATCGCGCGGCTCGCGCAGAAAGCGCGCGCGGCCGGCATCCACCTGATCCTCGCGACCCAGCGGCCGTCGGTCGACGTGATCACCGGCCTCATCAAGGCGAACATTCCGACACGCGTCGCGTTTCAGGTGTCGTCGAAGATCGACTCGCGCACGATTCTCGACCAGATGGGCGCCGAGTCGCTGCTCGGCCAGGGTGACATGCTGTTCCTGCCACCGGGCACCGGCTACCCGCAGCGCGTGCACGGCGCATTCGTCGCCGACGAGGAAGTGCATGCGATCGTCGAGTATCTGAAGCAGTTCGGCGAGCCGCAGTACGAGGAAGGCATTCTCGACGGCCCGGCCACCGATGGCGGCGCGGCCCAGGACCTGTTCGGCGAAGCGCCGGATGCGGAAGCCGATCCGCTGTACGACGAAGCGGTCGCGTTCGTCGTGCGCACGCGGCGCGCGTCGATCTCATCGGTGCAGCGCCAATTGCGCATCGGCTATAACCGCGCGGCGCGCCTCGTCGAGCAGATGGAGACGGCCGGCCTCGTGTCGGCGATGAGCATCAACGGCAGCCGCGAAGTGCTCGCGCCGGGGCCGGCGGAATGA
- a CDS encoding MliC family protein: protein MKTWRVAILSAAASAVALAAASSGSASAAPLQFRHIEGKNHQTRKYTCATGKILQVTYWNAQNGQSFAVLPVKGTQMLFVNTISASGAKYQAGSYTWWTKGPRANLYDLTSGENAPPILSDCVTVVR from the coding sequence ATGAAGACATGGCGTGTTGCAATCCTCTCGGCGGCAGCATCGGCAGTGGCCTTGGCGGCGGCATCTTCCGGCAGCGCATCGGCCGCGCCGCTGCAGTTCAGGCACATCGAGGGCAAGAACCACCAGACGCGCAAATACACGTGCGCGACCGGCAAGATCCTGCAGGTCACCTACTGGAACGCGCAGAACGGACAGAGCTTCGCCGTGCTGCCGGTGAAAGGCACGCAGATGCTGTTCGTCAACACGATCTCGGCGTCGGGCGCGAAGTACCAGGCCGGCAGCTATACCTGGTGGACCAAGGGTCCGCGCGCCAACCTGTATGACTTGACTAGCGGCGAGAACGCGCCGCCGATTCTGTCCGACTGCGTGACCGTGGTCCGCTGA
- a CDS encoding DUF3096 domain-containing protein produces MNVTLSLGPVVSLIAGILILIMPRLLNYIVALYLIIIGIIGIFGMGSSHL; encoded by the coding sequence ATGAACGTCACTCTCAGCCTGGGCCCGGTCGTTTCGCTGATCGCCGGCATTCTGATCCTGATCATGCCGCGACTCCTGAACTATATCGTCGCGCTTTATCTGATCATCATCGGCATCATCGGGATCTTCGGCATGGGCTCGTCACATCTGTGA
- a CDS encoding glycoside hydrolase family 15 protein → MPALIEDYALIGDGHTAALISREGSVDWLCWPRFDSGACFAALLGTPENGRWLITPAAPAGGAAPTITRRYRGETLILETDFETPDGAVTLIDFMPPGNGWSEMIRIVVGKRGTVRMKMELVLRFDYGFSIPWVDKLKNDSGIKAIVGPDNAVLRTPVELHGEDMKTVAEFTVTAGERVPFSLAYAPSHLRIPPARDPHTALARTENHWLEWAARGTVEGRWAGPIRRSLITLRALAYEPTGGIVAAPTTSLPEQLGGTRNWDYRYCWLRDATITLLAMMRGGYYDEARAWRSWLGRVMAGAPNQLQIMYGIAGERRLPESEIDWLPGYQGAKPVRIGNNAVGQSQLDVYGEVMNALHLARVGGLQADVTAWNVQRAMLEHLTTIWREPDEGIWETRGGRRHFTFSKVMAWVAFDRAIRSAEMFKLDGPLDEWRATRDTIHAEVCEKAWNPQLNAFSQFYGSDQLDASVLLMPLVGFLKPHDPRIKGTVAAIERDLMHGGFVMRYRTTEYDDGLPPGEGTFLACSFWMVDNLALQGRVQEAVEMYERLLALCNDVGLLSEEYDPVEKRLVGNFPQAFSHVALVHTGLNLMKHEQEMAQATGHPPHNGIRSLELEAQASPDSGAAASPLA, encoded by the coding sequence ATGCCTGCACTCATCGAAGACTACGCACTGATCGGGGACGGCCATACCGCCGCGCTCATCTCCCGCGAAGGTTCCGTCGACTGGCTTTGCTGGCCGCGCTTCGACTCGGGCGCCTGCTTCGCCGCGCTGCTCGGCACACCCGAGAACGGCCGCTGGCTGATCACCCCCGCCGCGCCAGCCGGGGGCGCCGCGCCGACCATCACGCGCCGTTATCGCGGCGAAACGCTCATCCTCGAAACCGACTTCGAAACGCCCGACGGTGCCGTCACGCTGATCGACTTCATGCCGCCTGGTAACGGCTGGTCGGAGATGATCCGCATCGTCGTCGGCAAGCGCGGTACCGTGCGCATGAAGATGGAACTGGTGCTGCGCTTCGACTACGGTTTCTCGATTCCGTGGGTCGACAAGCTCAAGAACGACAGCGGCATCAAGGCGATCGTCGGCCCGGACAACGCGGTGCTGCGCACGCCGGTCGAGCTGCACGGCGAGGACATGAAGACCGTCGCCGAGTTCACGGTGACGGCCGGCGAGCGCGTGCCGTTCTCGCTCGCCTACGCGCCGTCGCACCTGCGCATTCCGCCCGCGCGCGATCCGCACACGGCGCTCGCCCGCACCGAGAACCACTGGCTCGAATGGGCGGCGCGCGGCACCGTCGAAGGACGCTGGGCCGGACCGATTCGCCGCTCGCTGATCACGTTGCGCGCGCTCGCCTACGAGCCGACCGGCGGCATCGTGGCGGCGCCCACCACGTCGCTGCCCGAGCAGCTCGGCGGCACGCGCAACTGGGACTACCGCTACTGCTGGCTGCGCGACGCGACCATCACGCTGCTCGCGATGATGCGCGGCGGCTACTACGACGAAGCGCGCGCGTGGCGCAGCTGGCTCGGCCGCGTGATGGCGGGTGCACCGAACCAGTTGCAGATCATGTACGGCATCGCCGGCGAGCGGCGTCTGCCGGAATCCGAAATCGACTGGCTGCCCGGCTATCAGGGCGCGAAACCGGTGCGCATCGGCAACAACGCGGTCGGGCAGAGTCAGCTCGACGTCTACGGCGAGGTGATGAACGCGCTCCATCTTGCGCGCGTCGGCGGCCTGCAGGCGGACGTCACCGCGTGGAACGTGCAGCGCGCGATGCTCGAGCACCTGACGACGATCTGGCGCGAACCCGACGAAGGCATCTGGGAAACGCGCGGCGGCCGCCGGCACTTCACGTTCTCGAAGGTGATGGCGTGGGTCGCGTTCGACCGCGCGATCCGCTCGGCCGAAATGTTCAAGCTCGACGGCCCGCTCGACGAATGGCGCGCGACGCGCGACACGATCCACGCCGAGGTCTGCGAAAAGGCATGGAATCCGCAGTTGAACGCGTTCTCGCAGTTCTACGGCAGCGACCAGCTCGACGCGAGCGTGCTGCTGATGCCGCTGGTTGGCTTCCTCAAGCCGCACGATCCGCGCATCAAGGGCACCGTCGCGGCGATCGAGCGGGACCTGATGCACGGCGGCTTCGTGATGCGCTACCGCACCACCGAATACGACGATGGCCTGCCGCCCGGGGAAGGCACCTTTCTTGCCTGTTCGTTCTGGATGGTGGACAACCTCGCGCTGCAGGGACGCGTGCAGGAAGCGGTGGAGATGTACGAGCGGCTGCTCGCGCTGTGCAACGACGTCGGCCTGCTGTCCGAGGAGTACGACCCGGTCGAAAAACGTCTGGTCGGCAATTTCCCGCAAGCGTTTTCGCACGTGGCGCTCGTCCACACCGGACTGAACCTGATGAAGCACGAGCAGGAGATGGCCCAGGCGACCGGTCATCCGCCGCATAACGGCATCCGCTCGCTGGAGCTTGAGGCTCAGGCAAGCCCTGATAGCGGCGCAGCAGCATCGCCGCTAGCATGA
- a CDS encoding META domain-containing protein, whose product MLIRSRPRRLARITPCLRTAVAALSVAALLGACAMPKHSDSSAPPPDPFNPAAAQLLDDTSWVLSSWKNADGTARAVPSKDQGPLTLTLSTEGGQRHASGFSGCNRFMGSYMLKDGKLSFGTLAGTRMACASPGGDIEKPFLAALERIDRTGVQMRAPQQMQLILDNGDALMFDRSDK is encoded by the coding sequence ATGCTCATCCGCTCCCGCCCGCGACGTCTTGCGCGCATCACTCCGTGCCTGCGCACGGCCGTCGCCGCGTTGAGCGTCGCCGCGCTGCTCGGTGCCTGCGCGATGCCGAAGCATTCGGATTCGTCGGCGCCGCCGCCCGATCCGTTCAATCCCGCCGCCGCGCAGCTGCTCGACGACACCAGCTGGGTGCTGAGTTCGTGGAAGAACGCCGACGGCACGGCGCGCGCGGTGCCGTCGAAGGATCAGGGACCGCTCACACTCACGTTGTCGACCGAAGGCGGCCAGCGTCACGCCAGCGGCTTTTCCGGCTGTAACCGCTTCATGGGTTCGTACATGCTGAAGGACGGCAAGCTGAGCTTCGGAACCCTCGCCGGCACGCGCATGGCGTGCGCCTCGCCGGGCGGCGACATCGAAAAGCCGTTCCTCGCTGCGCTCGAGCGCATCGATCGCACCGGCGTGCAGATGCGAGCACCGCAGCAGATGCAGCTGATCCTCGACAACGGCGACGCGCTCATGTTCGATCGCAGCGACAAGTGA